One stretch of Chryseobacterium sp. LJ668 DNA includes these proteins:
- a CDS encoding anthranilate synthase component I family protein — protein MFTNKIHIKTTSRKSLGDLQTPMNIYLQIRDKFRDTILLESSDIKSTDSNFSFIAINAIAGIEIKNHHEFEIKFPNANPEKKSLENIKVTDLLNDFSKVFVCEKTNQKIEETAQSLFGYTSFDAVPLFEKIDFKPQSEEVEIPILRYRLYQYVIAINHYNDEMHLIENQIDGVKSEAYTLENFIKNKNSVAFPFEKIDDETSNLTDEEYLDLVDLAQKHCQRGDVFQLVLSRRFQQKFRGDEFNVYRALRNINPSPYLFFFDYGNYKLFGSSPESQLIIKNNKAIIHPIAGTFKRTGNFEEDLQSVENLKNDAKENAEHTMLVDLARNDLGKMGKNVTVTKLKEIQLFSHVIHMVSEVTADLEENINPFEVVSATFPQGTLSGAPKYKALELINEYEKDSRGYYGGCIGMIGLNGDCNQAIMIRTFLSKNNTLYYQAGAGLVAKSTPQNELEEVNNKLNALKKAVEKAERLGSY, from the coding sequence ATGTTTACCAACAAAATCCACATAAAAACCACATCCAGAAAATCATTGGGTGACCTTCAAACCCCGATGAATATTTATCTTCAGATCAGAGATAAGTTCAGAGACACTATTCTATTGGAAAGTTCGGATATTAAAAGTACAGACAGTAACTTTTCGTTTATTGCGATTAATGCGATTGCAGGAATTGAGATCAAAAATCATCATGAATTTGAAATAAAATTCCCCAATGCAAACCCTGAAAAAAAGTCTTTGGAAAATATCAAAGTGACTGATCTGCTCAATGATTTTTCGAAAGTTTTTGTCTGTGAAAAAACAAACCAAAAAATTGAGGAGACGGCTCAGAGTCTTTTTGGTTACACAAGTTTTGATGCCGTTCCCCTTTTTGAGAAAATCGATTTTAAACCACAAAGTGAAGAAGTTGAAATCCCGATTCTCCGTTACAGACTTTATCAATATGTGATTGCGATCAATCATTACAATGACGAAATGCATTTAATTGAAAATCAAATCGATGGTGTAAAATCTGAAGCATATACTTTAGAAAATTTTATTAAAAATAAAAATTCGGTTGCTTTTCCTTTTGAAAAAATAGATGATGAGACATCAAATCTTACCGATGAAGAATATCTTGATTTAGTAGACCTTGCACAAAAACACTGCCAACGAGGCGATGTTTTCCAGCTGGTTTTAAGCAGAAGATTCCAGCAGAAATTTAGAGGTGACGAGTTCAATGTTTATCGTGCTTTGCGAAATATCAATCCTTCGCCTTATCTTTTCTTTTTTGATTATGGAAATTACAAATTATTCGGATCTAGTCCTGAAAGCCAGCTGATTATTAAAAACAACAAAGCCATCATTCATCCTATTGCCGGAACGTTTAAAAGAACAGGAAATTTTGAGGAAGATCTGCAGTCTGTAGAAAATTTGAAAAATGATGCAAAGGAAAATGCAGAACATACGATGTTGGTTGATTTGGCCCGAAATGATCTTGGAAAAATGGGGAAAAATGTGACCGTGACTAAGCTTAAAGAAATTCAGCTTTTCTCTCATGTTATTCATATGGTGAGCGAGGTTACTGCTGATTTAGAGGAAAATATCAATCCTTTTGAAGTCGTTTCTGCCACCTTTCCACAAGGAACCTTAAGCGGAGCCCCGAAATATAAAGCTCTTGAGCTCATCAACGAATATGAAAAGGATTCCCGTGGTTATTATGGCGGATGTATCGGGATGATTGGTCTTAATGGCGACTGCAATCAGGCGATTATGATCAGAACTTTTTTAAGCAAAAAC